The following proteins come from a genomic window of Macadamia integrifolia cultivar HAES 741 chromosome 14, SCU_Mint_v3, whole genome shotgun sequence:
- the LOC122061669 gene encoding uncharacterized protein LOC122061669 translates to MELIDVMRRSRINVACIQKTRWKGNKAKGIDDFKLWYMGDESGRGGVGLVVDRDLKNEVVDVKIFGSRIIALKLMLDGETINIASAYAPQAGLDESVKLLFWEHMDDLVQGIGWGEKIIIGGDLNGHVGKDCRGYEEIHGGFGVRERNVEGILVLDFATSYDFCIANTFFEKREEHLITDKSG, encoded by the coding sequence ATGGAGTTAATAGATGTTATGCGGAGAAGTCGGATTAATGTTGCATGTATTCAAAAGACAAGATGGAAAGGTAACAAAGCAAAGGGAATAGATGACTTCAAACTATGGTACATGGGTGATGAAAGCGGAAGAGGTGGAGTGGGCCTAGTAGTGGATAGAGACCTTAAAAATGAAGTGGTGGATGTTAAAATATTTGGAAGCAGGATCATCGCTCTTAAACTTATGCTAGACGGTGAGACCATCAATATAGCTAGCGCTTATGCGCCCCAAGCAGGACTAGATGAGAGTGTTAAACTActattttgggaacacatggatgacTTGGTACAAGGTATTGGATGGGGAGAGAAAATTATTATCGGAGGAGACCTTAACGGGCATGTGGGCAAGGATTGTAGAGGCTATGAAGAGATACATGGTGGATTCGGAGTTAGAGAGAGGAATGTAGAGGGGATCTTAGTGTTGGACTTTGCAACATCGTATGACTTTTGCATTGCAAATACCTTTTTTGAGAAAAGGGAGGAACATTTAATTACCGACAAAAGTGGATAG